CACTCTAGCTGCTCAAATAATAATTTATACTTGTGTCCAATGCTTGAGCTTACCTTTGAGCCTGAGCATAGCCTGACTGTGGATCTGGCATACCCGCGACTCACTCACATCAAGAATGGCGCCTATTTCTTTTAAATTCAGTGCTTCATCGTAATAAAGTGATAACACCAGCGCGTCCCGCTCGGGTAACTGGCGAATGGCATCTGCCAAGGCCTGCTGGAACTGGCTCTGAGCCAGGTCATCATAAATGTCGTTGGTTTGCTCCCCGTCGGGAACCAGAACATCATGTGATACGCCTAAATCTTCTATCCCTATGATTTTACCAACAGAAACATCATTGAGGATATGATGGTATTCCTCCATCGACATATCAAGTCTTTCGGCAATTTCTGTGTCCCGGGCATCACGTCCGAGCTCTTGTTCCAGTTCGTCTATCACCTGGGCGACTCTGCGCTGATTACGGTGAACAGAACGTGGAACCCAATCACCTTTACGGATTTCATCCAACATGGCACCACGAATACGAATGCCAGCAAAGGTTTCAAACTTGGCGCCTTTGCCGCCGTCAAATTTGGCCGATGCCTCAAGCAGGCCAATCATGCCCGCCTGCAGCAAGTCGTCCAACTGTACGGATGCCGGCAATCTGGCCAACATATGGTGCGCGATTCTTTTAACCAGCGGTGCGTACTGTTCAACGATGGAGGTTTTACTCTCCATGGAGGTATACGCCGCGGCTTTATTCACTCGCTCTGTCCTCTTGATAATCGGGACGATGTACCAGACGCTCTACGAAAAATTCGAGATGGCCACCGGGTTGCTGCGGGATAGGCCAGCTCATCACCTTATTCGCCAGACCGTGGTAGGCAATGGCAGCAGGTGATTTGGGGTAAGCCTCTACAATCAATTTTTGCTTACGTACTGATTTTCGCAAGTTTTCATCGAAGGGAATGGTTGCAACCAATTCAAGTGCCACGTCGAGAAAGCGGTCAGTCACCTTGCTGAGTTTAGCAAAAAGTTCCATGCCTTCGCGCAGGCTACGAACCATATTTGCCACAATCTTGAACCTGAACACACCGTGCTCACGGCTGAGGATTTTGATGAGTGCGTAGGCATCTGTGATTGACGTAGGCTCATCACATACTACAACCAACA
This portion of the Shewanella amazonensis SB2B genome encodes:
- a CDS encoding RNA polymerase sigma factor FliA, giving the protein MNKAAAYTSMESKTSIVEQYAPLVKRIAHHMLARLPASVQLDDLLQAGMIGLLEASAKFDGGKGAKFETFAGIRIRGAMLDEIRKGDWVPRSVHRNQRRVAQVIDELEQELGRDARDTEIAERLDMSMEEYHHILNDVSVGKIIGIEDLGVSHDVLVPDGEQTNDIYDDLAQSQFQQALADAIRQLPERDALVLSLYYDEALNLKEIGAILDVSESRVCQIHSQAMLRLKGKLKHWTQV